The following is a genomic window from Verrucosispora sp. WMMD573.
GCCGGCCGCTACCGGCACGCCGCCGACACCTGGCCGGCGCCGCTGGACCCGAACTTCACCGGCGTCGGACGCGCCCTGACCGACGCGGACGGCCGCTACCGCTTCGTCACCGTGCAGCCCGGCGCCTACCCGTGGCGCAACCACGACAACGCCTGGCGGCCCGCGCACATCCACTTCTCCCTCTTCGGCCGCGCCTTCACCCAGCGTCTGGTGACCCAGATGTACTTCCCCGGCGACCCGCTGTTCTTCCAGGACCCGATCTTCAACTCGGTCCGCGACGAGCGGGCCCGCCAACGGATGGTGGCCCGCTACGACCACACCGCCACCCGCCCCGAGTGGGCGCTGGCCTACGAGTTCGACATCGTGCTGCGGGGCCGGGCGGCCACCGTGTTCGAGGACGAGGACGACGATGAGTGAGCCCCTGGGCGTCACGCCCGCCCAGACCGTCGGGCCGTACCTGCACATCGGCCTGCGTTGGCCCGACGGGCCGTACGTGGTCCCGGAGGGCACGCCCGGGGCGTTCTGGCTGCGGGGCCGGATCGTCGACGGCACCGGCGCGGCAGTGGTCGACGCGATGGTGGAGAGCTGGCAGGCCGATCCCGACGGGCGTTTCGACCATCCCGACGATCCGCGTGGCGCCCGGCCATCGTCGGTCCCCGGCTTCCGGGGTTTCGGCCGGGCCGAGACCGACACCGAGGGCCGGTACGCGTTGCACACCGTCAAGCCGGGGCCGCTGCCCACCTTCGACGGCGACACCGAGGCACCGCACCTGACGCTGTCGGTGTTCGGGCGGGGGCTGCTGCACCGTCTCGTCACCCGGGTCTACTTTCCCGGCGAGGCGGCCAACGCCAGCGACCCGGTGCTGCGTACCGTCGACCCGCAGCGTCGTGACACGCTGCTGGCCCGGCCGGCCACGGACGGGTTCCAGTTCGACATCCGCCTTCAGGGAGAGCATGAGACCGTCTTCTTCGCCGTCTGAGGCACTGCTGCGCGGGCTCTCCGGCACACCCGAGGTCGACGCCGAACTCGGCGACCACGCCCTGCTGCGGGCGCTGCTGGACGCCGAGGCGGCCCTGGCCCGGGCCGGCGCCGACGTCGGGCTGCTGCCCGCACCGGCCGCCGACGAGATCGTCCGCCAGTGCCGCGCCGAGCGGTACGACCCGGCCGCCCTCGGTGCCGCGGCCGAGGCGGCCGGCAACCCCGTCGTCCCGCTGGTGCGGGAGCTGACCGCTGCGGTCGCCGAGCCGGCCCGGCCCTGGGTGCACCACGGTGCCACCAGCCAGGACGTGCTCGACACGGCCCTGTCGCTGGTGGCGGCCCGGGCCGCCGAGCCGCTGCTGCGGCACCTCGCCGACGCCGCCGACGCCGCCGCCGCGCTGGCCCGGAGCCACCGCGACACCCTGATGCCCGCCCGTACCCTCGGCCAGCAGGCCGCACCGACCACCTTCGGGCTCAAGGCAGCCGGCTGGCTGGTCGGCCTGGTCGAGGCGGGCAGCCGGCTGGCCAGGGCGCGTGCCGGTCTGCCCGCGCAGCTCGGCGGGGCGGTCGGCACCCTCGCCGCCTACGGCACGGCCGGGCCGGAGATGGTCGACCGGTTCGCCGCGCGACTGGGCCTGGCCGCGAGCCCGCTGCCCTGGCACACCCGTCGTCAGCCCCTGCTCGACCTGGCCGCGGCCCTCGGCGGGCTGCTCGCCGCCACCGGCAAGATCGCCCTCGACGTGGGCCTGCTCGCGCAGACCGAGGTCGGCGAGGTGGTCGAGGGGGGCGTGGAGCGGGGCGGCTCGTCGGCGATGCCGCACAAGCGGAACCCGGTGGACTCGGTGCTGGTCTGCGCCGCGGCTCGGCGTGGCCCCGGGCTCGTCGGCACGCTGTTCGCCGCCGCCGGCCAGGAACACGAGCGGGCCGCCGGTGGCTGGCACGCCGAGTGGGAACCCCTGCTCGACCTGACGCACCTCGCCGGCGGGGCCGCCGCGCGTACCGCGCGGATGCTCGCCGGTCTCGACGTACGTCCGCAGCGGATGCGGGCCAACCTGGACGCCGCCGGCGGTCTGCTGCTCGCCGAGGCGGTCGCCGCCCGGCTGGCACCGGCCCTGGGCCGGGCCGCCGCCCACGACCTGGTCCGCCGCGCCGCCGGCCGCCCCGACTTCCGGGCAGCGCTGCTGGCCGAGGCGGAACTGCGCGCCCACCTGTCCGTGGCGGACGTCGACGCCGCCCTCGACCCGGCCGGTTGGCTCGGCAGCACCGGTCAGCTGATCGACCGCGCCCTCGACCTGCACCGCGCGGCGATCCGAGGCCCGAGCGCGACCGCCGGACCGCACCGCGAGGCGTGGCACGGCCCGACCGCGACCGCCGGACCGCACCGCGAGACGCAGCCGTGACCGGCGCGCTGCACTACGCCGTCGACGGCCCGCCGGACGCGCCGGTGCTGCTGCTCGGCAGCTCCCTGGGCACCACCGGCGCGATGTGGCAGCCGCAGGTGGCGACGCTGGCGGAGCGGTACCGCGTGGTCCGCTACGACCATCTCGGCCACGGCGGTTCGGCGGTGCCGGCCGGGCCGTACACCATCGACCTGCTCGGCCGGAAGGTGCTACGGCTGCTGGACGACCTGGTCGTGACCCGGGTCCACTATGCCGGGCTCTCCCTCGGCGGGATGGTCGGCATGTGGCTGGCCGCGCACGCCCCCGAGCGGATCGACCGCCTCGCCCTGCTGTGCACCTCCGCACTGCTCGGGCCGGCGGACGGCTGGCGGGCTCGGGCCGCCGCCGTCCGTGCCGGTCGGCTGGACAGCATCGCCGACGCGATCGTCGAGCGCTGGTTCACCCCCGCCTTCGCCGCGACCCACCCGGACACCGTCGCCGCCTACCGGGACATGCTGGTCAGCACGCCCGCCGCCGGGTACGCCGGCTGCTGCGCGGCCATCGCCGCGATGGACCTGCGGCCGGACCTGGCCGCGATACGGGCCTCGACGCTTGTGGTCGGCGCGGCCGACGATCCGGCGACCCCGCCGGAGCAGGCGGCCGCCATCGCCGAGCGGATCCCGTCGGCCCGCCTGGTGGTGCTCGACGGCGCGGCGCACCTGGCGAACGTCGAGCAACCCGAGGCGGTAACCCGACTGCTCGTGGACCACCTCGACCCGAAAGGCGCGGTGAGCTGATGACCGACCAGCAGCGGTACGAGGCCGGCATGACGGTACGCCGGCAGGTGCTCGGCGACGCCCACGTCGACCGGGCCATCGCCGGCACCGACGAGTTCACCACCGACTTCCAGGACCTGATCACCCGGTACGCGTGGGGTGAGATCTGGACCCGGGAGGGGCTGGACCGGCATACCCGCAGCTGCATCACCCTCGCCGTGCTGGCCACCCTGCACCACGACGAGGAACTCGCCATGCACGTACGCGCCGCCCTGCGCAACGGCCTCACCCCCGACGAGGTGAAGGAGGTGCTGCTCCAGGTGGCCGTCTACGCTGGTGTGCCGGCGGCGAACCGGGCGTTCAAGGTGGCCCAGGAGACGCTGCGGCAGGAGGCCCCGTGAACGACGAGGCGTCGGCCCGACCCGGCGAGTTCGTCCAGTCGCTGGAGCGCGGTCTGGCGGTGATCCGGGCTTTCGACGCCGAACATCCGCAGCTGACCCTCAGCGAGGTGGCCCGGGCCACCGGGCTGACCCGGGCCGCCGCCCGCCGCTTCCTGCTCACCCTTGTCGAACTCGGCTACGTACGCACCGACGGGCGGCTGTTCTCCCTGCGTCCGCGCATTCTCGACCTCGGCTACGCCTACCTGTCCAGCCTGAGCCTGCCCGAGGTGGCCCAGCCGCACATGGAGGCGCTGGTGGCGCAGGTGCACGAGTCCTGCTCCGTGTCGGTCCTCGACGGTGACGAGGTCGTCTACGTCGCCCGGGTGCCCACCAAACGGATCATGACGGTGGGGATCAGTGTCGGCACCCGGTTCCCCGCGTACGCCACGTCGATGGGCCGGGTGCTGCTCGCCGGGCAGCCGCCCCGATGGCTCGACGACTATCTCGCCACGGCGCAGCTGCGTCCGCTGACCCGGCGCACCGTGACCGATCCGGCGAAGCTGCGTGACCTCCTGACCAGGATCGCCAACCAGGGGTACGCCCTCGTCGACCAGGAGCTGGAGGAGGGGCTGCGGTCGCTGGCCGCGCCGATCCACGGCGACAACGGCTCGGTGGTGGCCGCGGTAAATGTCTCCGCCCATGCCAGCCGCGGCTCGTTCGAGATGATCCGCAAGGAGCTGCTGCCACCGCTGCTGGCCACGGCCAAGCGCATCGAGGAGGACCTGAGCGCCGGTCCCGGTCGCTGACCCCGGTCCGTGCGCTACGGCGAATCGGCCCGGGGCGGCCCGTCCGCGTACCACCATGTGGGGGACGACGAACGGGGGGGCGAGGTGCGCGAGCTGCTGCTGGTCATCACGCTGGGCGTCGTCGTGCTGGTCGGCACCACCATCGGCGGCCGGTACCGGGTCGCCCCACCGGTGCTGCTGATCAGCCTGGGTGCCCTGGTGGCGCTGCTGCCCCCGTTCTCGCACGTGGTCCTGGCACCCGAGGTGGTGCTGCTGCTGTTCCTGCCGGCGATCCTGTACCGGGAGAGCCTGGTCACCAGCCTGCGGGAGATCAGGGCGAACATCGTGGTCATCGCGTTGCTGGCGGTCGGCCTGGTCGGGGTCACGATGGTCGCGGTGTCGCTGGTCGTGCAGCGCTTCGGCGTCGACCCGGCGGTGGCCTGGGTGCTCGGCGCGGTGCTCGCCCCGACCGACGCCGCGGCGGTGGCCGGACTGGCCAAACGGATGCCTCGCCGGCTGCTGACCACCCTGCGCGCGGAGAGCCTGGTCAACGACGGCACCGCCCTGGTGCTGTTCGCCATCGCGCTCGGTCTGCTCGGCGGGGGCGCCGCACCGAACGCCTTCGAACTCGTCGAGCGGATCGGCCTGTCCTTCCTCGGCGGCATCGCCGCCGGCATGGTGGTCGGCACGGTGGTGATCCTGATCCGCAAGCGCATCGACGATCCGCTGCGGGAGGGCGCGCTGAGTGTGCTCACCCCGTTCGCCGCCTTCCTGCTCGCCGACAGCATCCACGAGAGTGGGGTGCTCGCGGTGGTGGTCGCCGGTCTGATGCTCTCCTACGCCAGTCCCCGCGTGATCCGGGCCCGGTCCCGGATCCTCGCACTGTCCTTCTGGGACCTGACCACCTTCCTCGTCAACGGTGGACTCTTCGTGCTGGTCGGCATGCAGATTCCGCGTGCGGTGGAGAACGTCACGAGCGTCTCCCTGGGCCGGGCAGTCGTGATCGCGCTCGTGGTGTCCGGGGTGCTGGTGGCGGTGCGGATGCTGTGGCTGCACCTGATCGCCGGCCTGGCCCGGCTGGTGGAGCGGCGCGAGTCGCAGCTCGCCCGCCAGGTCAACTGGCGGGTGCGTACGGTAGCCGGTTGGGCCGGCTTCCGGGGGGCGGTCTCGCTGGCGGCGGCGCTCGCCGTGCCGTTGACCGCGCAGGACGGCAGCCCGGTGCCGGAACGGGATCTAATCATCTTCGCGGTCGCCACGGTGATCCTGGTGACCATGCTCGTGCAGGGCACCACCCTGCCGTTCCTGATGACCTGGGCCGGACTGCGCGGTGATCCGGAACGGGTCGAGGAGTCGCGCCAGGCGCAGCTGAATGCCACCCGATCCACCCTCGACGCGCTGCCGGACCTCGCCGACCGGGTGGGTGCCGAGGCGGAGATCCTGCACCGGCTCCGGGCCGAGTACGCGGGTCATCTGAACGCGATGCAGGCCGAGCCGGAGGACGAGTCGCTCACCGACCGGGAGGTCGAGCGGCAACTGCGCCTGGCCGCCCTCGAACACAAGCGACGCGAGATCACCACGATGCGCGACCGGCGGGAGATCGACGATACCGTGTTGCAGGAGTTGCAGGCCCGGCTGGACGTCGAGGAGATCCGACTGCTCGGCCCGATGGCCTCCGAGTGACAGCTGCGCGGCCAGCGGGCTCGCGCAGCTGGCCGCCGCCCCGATCAGCCGGCTGCGGCCCCGCCCGCCGGAAGTGCGAGGGCGACCGTGAGGTCGAGCAGACTGCGTGGGTCGGTGAGTCGGTCGCCGTAGAGCTGGCGCAGTTGACCCATCCGGTAGCGCACAGTCTGCGGGTGCACGAAGAGGTCGGCGGCGACGTCGTCCCGCCGTCCCTGGTGCAGCAGCCAGGAACGCAGCGTCTCGGTGAGCCGCTCGGCGGTGGCGGCGGGCAGCGCGGCGAGCGGTTGCAGGACCCGGGCACGCAGATCGGCGAGCGCCTCGACGTCGGCGCTGAGCAGCAGCTCGGCCAGGTGCGCCTCGGTGTCCAGGGGTTCACCGTCGGCGGGTCGGTCGATACCGAGCGCGACCACCCGCACCACCCGCCGGTACGACGAGCTGACCCGGGCCCAGGGACGGCAGGGCCCGAGCACCGCGTGACGTCCGTGCAAGACCCGGGCGAGCTGCCGGCGCCGGTCACCGTGCATGTCCGGTACGAGCAGCACCGCGGTCTCCTCGCCGGGCTCGCCGGCCGGCATTTCCTCGGTGCTCTCCAGGGTGTGTTCGCCCAGCAGGGCGAGCGCTCCGCGCAGCTTCGCCTGCGGCAACAGCGCCACGGTGAGGGTCTGCGGCACCGGCCAGTCGGCCCGCTCGGCGCTGCGCAGCAGCACGTCCTCCGCCTCACCGGCGAGCAACTGCTGGGTGAGCCGTTCCAGGTTGCGCCGTCGGGCCCGGCCCACGCTGGCCAGCTCGTCGGCATGACCCGCGACGCTGGCGGCGGAAAGCTCGTCGATGTAGGCGAACATCAACTCGGCGAACTCGGCGACCGTGGCGGCGGGCAGCCCGGTCGCCACGGTGGCGGTGGCCAGCTCCCGCCAGGAGACCCGGGCACCCACCCGGTACGCGGCCAGCAGCGCGTCCACGCTGCGGCCAGACCGGGCCTCGCCGCTGCCCAGGGCGTACGCGGCCTCCAGCGCCGGGACCAGCGGCGTGCTCGGGTCGTTGACCTGCGAACGGTCGGCGGCCTGGGACTGTTCGAGCAGTTGCAGGAAGGTGCCCAACGCGATCTGCACCGCGTTCTCTATCTTGTCCCGCATCTGTCCGGTCAGGGTGCCGGAGTAGCTGGGCACCTCGGCCGTGATCGCGGTCACGGTCTGCCCGGCCACCAGCGGCAGCCGGTCGCGCAGTTCACGGGCCACCCGCTGGTCCAGTTCGATGCGGGCCGCCCGATTGGTCGTTCCGGATGGTTCCGCCACGGTTGTTCTCTCCGCACAAATGGGGTGGATCGCTTTACCTTCGCAGACCAAGAGTTTATGCCAGCGGGCCGCGACCATCGTCGTATGACCACCACCGTCCCGCCACCGGACACGAGATCTTTTCGGCGCCGCCTGTGGCGGCTCGCCGAGACGGTGACCACACCGGTGCTGCCCAGCGACTACCTCGACCTGGTCGCCCCGCTTCGCGCCGGGGCCGACCTGCGCGGCCGGATCGTCGCCGTGCATCCGGAAACCCCGGACGCGGCGACCCTGCTGATCCAACCCGGCCGTAGTTGGCGCGGCCACGTCCCCGGCCAGTACATCCGGCTCGGTGTGGACGTCGACGGGGTGCGCCAGTGGCGCGCCTACTCGGTCACCTCGGCCCCCGGCCGGCGCACCGAGCCGCTCTCGGTGACGGTGAAGGCGATCCCGGACGGCGTGGTCAGCAACCATCTGGTCCGCCGCATCCGACCGGGCACGATCGTGCAGCTCGACCAGGCGCGCGGCGACTTCGTGCTGCCGGAGCGGGTACCGTCGCGGGTGCTGTTCCTCACCGCGGGCAGCGGCATCACCCCGGTGGCCGGGATGCTGCGCTCGGGTGCCCTGGCCGGCAGCGACGTGGTGCTGGTGCACTCGGCGCCCACCGCCGCGGACGTGGTCTTCGGCGCGGAGCTTCGCGGCCTGGCCGAGCGTGGTGCCATCCGACTGATCGAGCGGCACACCGAGGTCGAGGGCCTGCTGGACGTGGCCGAGCTGGACACCCTGGTCCCCGACCACCTGGCACGTCAGACCTGGGCGTGTGGTCCGCTCGGGCTGCTCGACGCGGCTGAGGAACACTGGTCGGCTCGCGGGCACGCCGCCAGCTTGCACACCGAGCGGTTCCGTCCCACGGTGATCACCGCAGGTGACGGCGGGACCGTCACCTTCACGCGTTCGTCGGTGACCGTGGCGGCCGCCGGCGCCACCCCGCTGCTGGATGCCGGCGAGAGTGCCGGGGTGCTCATGCCGTCGGGCTGCCGGATGGGCATCTGCTTCGGCTGCGTGCTGCCGCTGCGCCAGGGCGCGGTCCGCGACCTACGTAACGGCCAGCTCACCACCGCCCTGCCGGGCGACGGCGTACGCGTGCAGACCTGCGTGTCTGCCGCCGCCGGCCCGTGCGAACTCGAGATCTGATCGGAGACCGACCGCCGTGACCGTGATGCAGAAGAAGGCCGACAACCCGATCGCCCACCTCACCGCCGAGGACATCGAGACCCTCGGCAAGGAACTCGACGCCATCCGGGAACGGGTGATCGCCTCCCGGGGCGAACGGGACGCCGCCTACATCCGTAAGGTCATCTCGACCCAGCGGAAGCTGGAGATCAGCAGTCGGGTGGTGCTGCTGTTCTCGCTGTTCCCGCCGGCCTGGATCGTCGGCACCGCCGGGCTGTCGGTGGCGAAGATCCTGGAGAACATGGAGATCGGGCACAATGTCCTGCACGGCCAGTGGGACTGGATGCGCGATCCGAAGATCCACTCGACCAGCTGGGAGTGGGACCACGTCGCCCCGGCCGACCAGTGGAAGCAGTCGCACAACGAGCTGCACCACAGGTACACCAACGTGGTCGGCAAGGACAACGACCTCGGCTACGGCATCATGCGGGTCGACGAGGACCAGCCCTGGCACCCGGCGCACCTCGGGCAGCCGCTCTACAACTTCCTCAACGCCTGCTTCTTCGAGTACGGCATCGCCGCGTACGACCTCGACCTGGGGAACAAGCTGAAAAACGGGGGGCACAAGGACCCCGAGTTCCGGACCAGGCTCCGCGCGGTCGGCCGAAAGATCCGCCGTCAGTTCCTCAAGGACTACCTGCTCTTCCCGGTGCTGTCCGGCCCGTCGTTCCTGCACACCCTGGCCGCCAACTTCACCGCGAACCTGATCCGCAACCTGTGGAGCCACTCGGTGATCATGTGCGGTCACTTCCCGGACGGGGTGGAGACCTTCGAGAAGACCTCGATCGAGGGCGAGACCCGGGGGGAGTGGTACGTGCGGCAGATGCTCGGCTCGGCCAACATCAGCGGCAGCCGGCTGATGCACATCATGACCGGCAACCTGTCCTTCCAGATCGAGCACCACCTCTTCCCCGACCTGCCGAGCAACCGCTACCAGGAGATCGCGCCGGAGGTGCGGGCGCTCTTCGACAGGTACGGGCTGAAGTACACCACCGGCTCGCTGCCCCGGCAGGTCTTCTCCGCGTGGAAGAAGGTCTTCCGGCTCGCCCTGCCGAACCGCCGCCAGCCGGCCGCCCCCGCCACCCCGCTCGACGACTCCGCCAACCACCCCACCCCCACCCTCATCGCCGCCTGACCCCGCGTCCAACCTCGTGCGACTTCAGGGTTGTTGCTGGCTGAGAGCCCCGCTGACCCAACTACAACCCTGAAGTTGCTCACCAGGGGCGTCCCTCGGGGTGAGGCGGGGGTGGGTCAGCGACGGTTGGGGTAGTTGTGGGTGGACTGGCGGCCCTTGACGAAGGCCAGCACGATCACCGCGGCGAGCGCGATGAGGCCGATGATGACCAGCCAGCGGACCGCTTCGAGAAGCAGCCCGAGCAGGACCAGCGCACCGGCGATCACGCCGACGACCCAGAGCAGGGCGCGCATCTTTACCTCCCAACCGGCCGCCCGGCCGGTCCGGGCGTTGCCGAACCGGCTACCCGTTTCCACCCGGACGATGCCATCTGTGTGGGTACCCAACCCGGCCGCCCTGGGCGTGCTACCGCGCACGGTGCTCGGGAACGCGGCGGAGGTTCCCGAGGAGCGTGATCGGGGCAGCGCTCAGTCGGGGAGCTGCCCCAGATAGACGGTGTTGGCCGACGCCCCGCCGGTAAGCGGGTTGGCGAACCGCACCACGTGACTGTGGTGGGTGGGGAAGACGGCGGCCAGGTGGGCTGCGAACTCCGGGTCCGGAGGATCGTCCGACCAGAGGGCGAACACGCCGCCCGGATGCAGCAGCCGCGCCAGCCGGCGCAACCCCTCCGGCCGGTAGAAGGCGGCGTGGCTCGGATGCAGCGGATGCCGGGGAGAGTGGTCGACGTCGAGCAGCACCGCGTGGAAGCGACGCCCGGCGTCGTCGGGGTCGAGGCCCTCCGGACCGGCCACCCGGGCGAAGAAGTCGGCCCGCACCAGCCGGGTACGCGGGTCCGTGGCCAGTCCGGCGGCGAAGGGCAGCAGGCCGCGCCGATGCCAGTCGATGACGTCCTCGACCGCCTCCACCACCAGCAGGGAGGCGACCCGATCGTCCGCCAGCGCGGTGCGGGCGGTGTAGCCCAGGCCCAGCCCGCCGACGACGACGTCGAGACGGTCACCGGCCAGCGACGCCAACCCCAACCGGGCCAGCTCGACCTCACCGGCGGTGAACAGGCTGGACATCAGGAACTCGTCGCCGAGCTTGACCTCGTACACCTCCAGGCCGAGCCGGGGATCGCGACGCCGCCGCAGACTGATCTCGCCGATCGGTGTCGGACGCCAGGCCAGTTCCTCGAAACGTACGCTCACCGCCGGCATGTTACCGGCCGGTGAGCTGCCGCGAGCGGCGTGACGCCCGGTCCCCGGGACATCGACGCAACGCATATCCTGTGCCCGGTTCGTCTCGCCGGAGGGGAAGCGATGCCGTCGCGGCAGGATCAGCTGCACTCGTACCAGTTCACTGTCCAGCGGACGGTGGCCGCGCTGGTGACGCGAGAGACCGATCCGGCGCAGTCCCCGATGCGCCGGCTCGCCGGAGCCGGGATGGCCGGCGTCCTGGTGGCGGTCATCGGGTTGGGGGCCGCCGCGCTGTACGGCCTCTTCACCGGCGGCGGCGTGAAGTGGCGCGACGCCGGTGTGGTCATCGTGGAAAAGGAGTCCGGCGCCCGGTTCGTCTACCGGGAGGAAAAGCTGCATCCGGTGCTCAACTACGCCTCCGCGCTGCTCATCATCGGCGCGCAGCGGCCGAAGACCGTGCTGGTGTCCCGGCGGTCGATCGACGGAGTGCCGAGGGGGTTGCCGTTGGGCATCCGCGACGCTCCCGACTCGCTGCCCCCGGCGGCCCGGCTGGCCACCGCACCGTGGTCGGTCTGTTCGGTGCCCCCGACCGAGCCCGCAGCGGCGGCACGCTCGGTGCTGCTGGTGGGCACCGGCGGCACCGGCGGCCAGCCGCTGGGCCGGGACGCGTTGCTGCTGCGTGCTCCCGACGGCCGGCTGCACCTGCTATGGCAGCAGCAGCGACACCTGATCCGGGACACCGACCGGGTGCTGGCCGCGCTGGTGACCACCCGTTCCCGGTCCGTCCCGGTGGCCGCCGCGCTGCTCAACTCGGTGCCGGCCGGTCTCGACCTGGCCCCACCGGAACCGCCCGACCTGGGTCGGCGATCCACCCTGGTCGCCGGCGCCCGAATCGGTGACGTCCTGGTGGTGAGCAACTCCGGCGGCGGGCGGCAGTACGCAGTGGTGCTGCGTGACGGGCTCGCCGGCATCACCGAGCTACAGGCCGGTCTGCTGCTCGCCCGCACCGGTCAGCGGGAGCCGGAGCAGATCAGCCTCGGCCGGTTCGCCGCCCTGCCCCAGGTGCCAGACCTCGTCCCCGCCGGTCCCGACGCGCCGCCGGTTGCTCCGCCCCGGCTGGCCACGCCGGAGCCGGCCACGATCTGCGTACGGGTGGGTGATGACACCGGCGCGGTGGAGGTGCGGCGGGGTGTGGAACTGCCGACGCTGGCCTCCGGCCCCGAACAGCCGGCCGAGTCGACGACCGCGGACCAGGTGGTGGTGGAGCCGGGGCGGGGCGCGCTCGTCGAATCGGTCGCCATGCCGGGTGCCACCGGCGGCGCGATCTCCGTGGTGACCGACCTCGGCCGCCGGTACGCGCTCGCCGGCCCCGAGGTGACCGGCATGCTCGGCTACGCGGACGTGCGACCCGTCCGGCTGCCCGCCGGCGTGGTCAGCCTCGTACCCGCCGGCGCGCCGCTCGACCCGGGCGTGGCCCGTCAGCGCGCCACCCCCGCCTGACGTGCTCGGACACCCGCCCCGGAAGTGGTAGGAAATTTCTTGGCGTGGGTTGTCGAATCCGGAGACTCTCGCTCGTCGCACTGACGACGGCACGTCAGACCGACCTCAAGGAGCAACCAGATGCGTACCCTGATCGCCACCGCGTTCGTCTCGCTCGACGG
Proteins encoded in this region:
- the pcaH gene encoding protocatechuate 3,4-dioxygenase subunit beta, producing MILPSYRRDDVDAHPPLLSAGYLSTVGRAPQQPLTYLPQRLTEVTGPLLGEGRIGELDHDLTRQHDGEPLGQRIIVHGRVLDGDGRVVPYTLVEIWQANAAGRYRHAADTWPAPLDPNFTGVGRALTDADGRYRFVTVQPGAYPWRNHDNAWRPAHIHFSLFGRAFTQRLVTQMYFPGDPLFFQDPIFNSVRDERARQRMVARYDHTATRPEWALAYEFDIVLRGRAATVFEDEDDDE
- the pcaG gene encoding protocatechuate 3,4-dioxygenase subunit alpha, producing MSEPLGVTPAQTVGPYLHIGLRWPDGPYVVPEGTPGAFWLRGRIVDGTGAAVVDAMVESWQADPDGRFDHPDDPRGARPSSVPGFRGFGRAETDTEGRYALHTVKPGPLPTFDGDTEAPHLTLSVFGRGLLHRLVTRVYFPGEAANASDPVLRTVDPQRRDTLLARPATDGFQFDIRLQGEHETVFFAV
- the pcaB gene encoding 3-carboxy-cis,cis-muconate cycloisomerase is translated as MRPSSSPSEALLRGLSGTPEVDAELGDHALLRALLDAEAALARAGADVGLLPAPAADEIVRQCRAERYDPAALGAAAEAAGNPVVPLVRELTAAVAEPARPWVHHGATSQDVLDTALSLVAARAAEPLLRHLADAADAAAALARSHRDTLMPARTLGQQAAPTTFGLKAAGWLVGLVEAGSRLARARAGLPAQLGGAVGTLAAYGTAGPEMVDRFAARLGLAASPLPWHTRRQPLLDLAAALGGLLAATGKIALDVGLLAQTEVGEVVEGGVERGGSSAMPHKRNPVDSVLVCAAARRGPGLVGTLFAAAGQEHERAAGGWHAEWEPLLDLTHLAGGAAARTARMLAGLDVRPQRMRANLDAAGGLLLAEAVAARLAPALGRAAAHDLVRRAAGRPDFRAALLAEAELRAHLSVADVDAALDPAGWLGSTGQLIDRALDLHRAAIRGPSATAGPHREAWHGPTATAGPHRETQP
- the pcaD gene encoding 3-oxoadipate enol-lactonase yields the protein MTGALHYAVDGPPDAPVLLLGSSLGTTGAMWQPQVATLAERYRVVRYDHLGHGGSAVPAGPYTIDLLGRKVLRLLDDLVVTRVHYAGLSLGGMVGMWLAAHAPERIDRLALLCTSALLGPADGWRARAAAVRAGRLDSIADAIVERWFTPAFAATHPDTVAAYRDMLVSTPAAGYAGCCAAIAAMDLRPDLAAIRASTLVVGAADDPATPPEQAAAIAERIPSARLVVLDGAAHLANVEQPEAVTRLLVDHLDPKGAVS
- the pcaC gene encoding 4-carboxymuconolactone decarboxylase is translated as MTDQQRYEAGMTVRRQVLGDAHVDRAIAGTDEFTTDFQDLITRYAWGEIWTREGLDRHTRSCITLAVLATLHHDEELAMHVRAALRNGLTPDEVKEVLLQVAVYAGVPAANRAFKVAQETLRQEAP
- a CDS encoding IclR family transcriptional regulator, which translates into the protein MNDEASARPGEFVQSLERGLAVIRAFDAEHPQLTLSEVARATGLTRAAARRFLLTLVELGYVRTDGRLFSLRPRILDLGYAYLSSLSLPEVAQPHMEALVAQVHESCSVSVLDGDEVVYVARVPTKRIMTVGISVGTRFPAYATSMGRVLLAGQPPRWLDDYLATAQLRPLTRRTVTDPAKLRDLLTRIANQGYALVDQELEEGLRSLAAPIHGDNGSVVAAVNVSAHASRGSFEMIRKELLPPLLATAKRIEEDLSAGPGR
- a CDS encoding Na+/H+ antiporter — protein: MRELLLVITLGVVVLVGTTIGGRYRVAPPVLLISLGALVALLPPFSHVVLAPEVVLLLFLPAILYRESLVTSLREIRANIVVIALLAVGLVGVTMVAVSLVVQRFGVDPAVAWVLGAVLAPTDAAAVAGLAKRMPRRLLTTLRAESLVNDGTALVLFAIALGLLGGGAAPNAFELVERIGLSFLGGIAAGMVVGTVVILIRKRIDDPLREGALSVLTPFAAFLLADSIHESGVLAVVVAGLMLSYASPRVIRARSRILALSFWDLTTFLVNGGLFVLVGMQIPRAVENVTSVSLGRAVVIALVVSGVLVAVRMLWLHLIAGLARLVERRESQLARQVNWRVRTVAGWAGFRGAVSLAAALAVPLTAQDGSPVPERDLIIFAVATVILVTMLVQGTTLPFLMTWAGLRGDPERVEESRQAQLNATRSTLDALPDLADRVGAEAEILHRLRAEYAGHLNAMQAEPEDESLTDREVERQLRLAALEHKRREITTMRDRREIDDTVLQELQARLDVEEIRLLGPMASE
- a CDS encoding helix-turn-helix domain-containing protein; translation: MAEPSGTTNRAARIELDQRVARELRDRLPLVAGQTVTAITAEVPSYSGTLTGQMRDKIENAVQIALGTFLQLLEQSQAADRSQVNDPSTPLVPALEAAYALGSGEARSGRSVDALLAAYRVGARVSWRELATATVATGLPAATVAEFAELMFAYIDELSAASVAGHADELASVGRARRRNLERLTQQLLAGEAEDVLLRSAERADWPVPQTLTVALLPQAKLRGALALLGEHTLESTEEMPAGEPGEETAVLLVPDMHGDRRRQLARVLHGRHAVLGPCRPWARVSSSYRRVVRVVALGIDRPADGEPLDTEAHLAELLLSADVEALADLRARVLQPLAALPAATAERLTETLRSWLLHQGRRDDVAADLFVHPQTVRYRMGQLRQLYGDRLTDPRSLLDLTVALALPAGGAAAG
- a CDS encoding ferredoxin reductase, whose product is MTTTVPPPDTRSFRRRLWRLAETVTTPVLPSDYLDLVAPLRAGADLRGRIVAVHPETPDAATLLIQPGRSWRGHVPGQYIRLGVDVDGVRQWRAYSVTSAPGRRTEPLSVTVKAIPDGVVSNHLVRRIRPGTIVQLDQARGDFVLPERVPSRVLFLTAGSGITPVAGMLRSGALAGSDVVLVHSAPTAADVVFGAELRGLAERGAIRLIERHTEVEGLLDVAELDTLVPDHLARQTWACGPLGLLDAAEEHWSARGHAASLHTERFRPTVITAGDGGTVTFTRSSVTVAAAGATPLLDAGESAGVLMPSGCRMGICFGCVLPLRQGAVRDLRNGQLTTALPGDGVRVQTCVSAAAGPCELEI